The nucleotide sequence aatccggcaaatggctccaaagatgctAACATTGTTTCGGTCGTTATGGAGAGTGACGAATtcttctgaagtcacgtcatcctcatggtgtgtccgcgccaccatggaaagggatgttcgttagcggttccacaattgcaaATGGGCACTGGTTTGGCATtggtgcaggttgtgtggtggaaactgatgttgtatctGATGAAACTttcagggaaagccaaacaggaagttgcatcataactgttcagctggttatacaacaggtgccgaggtgaaattcttggaatgtgatattctaagtgtgatACTCTTTATGGTGGGGTATGATAAATCTGTTTAGAGTTGTGATTGTCTATTATaacaatgattgtcgggtcttgacaatgttcgatgaagatgcaagttttgtctcttgagagataatgtcaacggcatgaagatgaggatcttgaagttgtcatcgaggaagcgtctacattggttatccttgcaatatggaagcatggttatcttcttctatacaaaaggtggagatttgttggatatagttttggttagaagaattggatatggttgcatagtatttgtgaaggatgttatcccacataggtgggaggaaaaagttggaggggacttgcttggttataaaagagaggttaagtcttcattccaaatcgcaccaatcaatacactttaagtatttgattatttctttctttcttacccttgtttgagagttgtattagttaaatattttggagagtgtagttggcttaagagagtcgtctatatcattgtaacaatttgtgatatagtgtatttttctctttgggggccggtggtttttctcctgttttggagtttccacgttaaatcttgtgttgtgtattgttcttatttatttactattattgttgagctgagtggtgggaattagtgagaccgtaatttcccaacaactggtatcagagcgtcaggttgacgggggtctcggttataggagtcggagtatgctctgtggttgccacgggagtggatcgtccacatcagaaacgagttctattgatcgtatagggtatctggttagacaatatttttctgattcggagtaagtggtgtctagaatttgtagtggaccttgtgttggattttccaatttaacggatcatgtgcgccactccactacatctgtcggcAAGTCGAAacatgagcaaaatcagagaaagtgttgtttataggatacggatacgatgtcgaagttcagtccaatgaggtttgatgtagagaaatttgatgggaggatcaattttggcttatggcaggttcaactcaaggatgtgttgattcagtccgggttacacaaggcattgaaaggtaaacccacctttgttcccggcagtgattctagcagtaagttcgatgaagaagaatgggatgatatggatttgagggcagcaagtgcaattcgtttgtgtcttgcaaagaacgtgcttgcaaatgtgcacgggttatcaacggcaaatgagctttgggttaaactagagcagttgtaccagggtaagagcatctcaaatcggttgtgtcttaaagaacaatttcatactctgcgtatggatgggggttcaaagatttcagatcatctaagtattcttaacggtattgtttcggaactggaggctattggatttaaaacggatgatgaagataaagctttgaggttaatattatctttatcatcgtcctatgagcacatgaaacctatcctaatgtacgggaaagaaacgttgaagtttgaagatgttactagcaagctcctatccgaggagaaaagattggaaggtaacggagtctcatcatcagaagctacggtactgttgtgttcggataggcagaagagaaactctagaaagaatctgacatgttggaagtgcgggaagactgggcatgtaagggttaattgttcaagtggagctaatccggcaaatggctccaaagatgctaacattgtctccgtcgttacggagagtgacgaattcttctgaagtcacgtcatcctcatggtgtgtccgtgccaccatggaaagggatgttcgttagcggttccacaattgcaaATGGGCACTGATTTGGCATTGGTGCAGGtagtgtggtggaaactgatgttgtatctgatgaaacttccagggaaatccaaacaggaagttgcaccataactgttcagctggttatacaacatgtaccaaggtgaaatgcttggaatgtgatattctaagtgtgatactctttatggtggagtatgataattctgtttagagttatgattgtctattatgacaatgattgtcgggtcttgacaatgttcgatgaagatgcaagttttgtctcttgggagataatgtcaacggcatgaagatgaggatcttgaagttgtcgtcgaggaagcgtctacatcggttatccttgcaatatggaagcatggttatcttcttctatacaaaaggtggagatttgttggatatagttttggttagaagaattggatatgactgcatagtatttgtgaaggatgttatcccacataggtgggaggaaaaagttggaggggacttgcttggttataaaagaggggttaagtcttcattccaaattgcaccaatcaatacactttaagtatttgattatttctttctttcttacccttgtttgagagttgtattagttaaatattttggagagtgtagttggcttaagagagtcgtctatatcattgtaacaatttgtgatatactgtatttctctctttggggccggtggtttttctcctgttttggagtttccacgttaaatcatgtgttgtgtattgttcttatttctttactattattgttgagctgagtggtgggaattagtgagaccgtaatttcctaaCAAAATTCTATTGTCtttatcgtttttgctagtttcttcgtaTACATCAACTATTTCCGTTTATTGCAAGTGGGTTTGATAACCTAaggttatcaagtcttgttagggctcacgtgtTTTATTCCTAACACTTGGTACTTGGTAGATTCCTAGATTAACTGCATCATTTTTTATGTATGTTCCAAAATGGTTTGTCGTTTCAAAAGATTTTTATTCGCGATGCAGCAACTTATTGTTAAAGGTTTTCTGTACCAAATGTAGCTATTGAAGAAGACTTATTATGCTTCACTAGTATCAAAAAGTGCTTCCCCGTTATAACAGTTTCGCAAATACTACTCCAGCTAAGTGCTCATTACAAACTATGATCTCTATACCTTAGATGCTCTGCGACGAGATAAATCTGAATATTTTTAATCACTAGGAATGGCTGTACATATATACTATGAAATGATTATTAGTCTAATATTAATTGTTGTTCTACTACACTGCATTGCATGTGGAAACGATTCACACACATTAAGTTATGAGTACCGAACAAGCAAATGATATGTATAAAGGCGACTAATACTAAAATGAAATATAAATTTATCTGCTTTTGGTAATATCAGTGCAAGATTACAGTAATTTATAAGAATGCTATTGAAAGATGTGTGGCTTCTACATTGTTTAATGCATAGGTGCAACAATTTGGGTTCCCAAAGAGATCCAAACTGTTGTCATCTATAAAGAAAAATTGGCCAACTTAATGAGGTTTATCTTATGAATTACATTATTATGTGCACTTTTAGGTGTTGCCTGACTTACTATATTTCAATAACAGCTTTTTTGAATTATATCATCATGTTAATTAATGGATTATTTTGAATTATATGATCATGATCATGTTAATTAATGTATTACAATATTTTCTTAGGTGCAAATTAATGTTTAATATATTAAAGCAGACATTAGTTTGGTGGAGAGACGTAGGATTGAGTTGTATAGAGCGagagatatatacagatatatgaTGAAAATGCAGATGCATGTCGGTAACTGGATCAAAATCTTTGTCTTCATCGTCAATCAATAAAGATGATAGTAATTTAATGTCTGCAAGTAGTATGCAGTACATGAATGCAGATGGAAAATATCAAGATAGTTCACTTGGAactatacctggcaaacgggtcaggttgagTCGGTTTGGGTAACCGGGTCGAATTGATTTTGgattgaaatgggtcatgggttaAACGGGTCCAAATAGGTCAGGTTGGGTCGTTTGGGCAACGGGTCACAAATCAAATGGTTCCAAACGGGTCATATACTTTGGATAGAGGTCAAGACGCTGTCAGGTGCCGACGGCTAACTCAAGTGCCCCAGTTGGAACCCAGAAAAAAGAGGCTTTCAGTGAATTGAGTTCACAGCATACCATTCAGTCATAAAAAAGATGCTGATGTCGTGCAAAGCGAAGGTTACAAAATAGTTGAGGACGATCTGATTTTCAATCTGTACCGTCTAGTTTTACTCAATACAGCTATTTATGATCATTTCTATGTTCGAATAGGAGCTTTGGAAGTATCACTATTTTTTTATTGTtttgtatcttttttttttttttttttttttttttttttttcttttttgtgaACATTCGATTAAGGAAGGGTGATTGCCAAACTTAGACATGGCGAGCTCTTTTATTTAGCCAACATTGTATCACGGTAAGACTGGAATTTATATTCATGGGGTAGCATGTAAGATTTAAAATCCAGGTCCTTTTAATTTTACATCGAATATTTATGTTCTTATTAACATATAGTTGTCGTATATAATTTGTTTTTACTAGTAAAGCCGTGTGTTTTACCTCAGCATTGAGTTTGATCGTGATGATGTAAATGTCAAACTATTATTTGAGGAGGAGCTGAAGCTCACTAAATTTATCGTCTTGGAAGAGCAAACTGATGCCAGTAGCATCAGTTTGTACTCTGGATCATATCCTTGATCAAATCCAGGGTGGGCATGGTCGTTGGTTGCGAACCTTGGTCTTGTAATTTAGACCCTTTGACTTTGACCCATTAAATGCTTTCTTTATCCTTTCTCTGATCCAAGATTTTCACAAAAACAAGTATAAATGTTCCTCTGCCAAATTTTATAATTTACAAGCAAATCTGTCATTATTGATTTATTTCCCTGCTTAAGCATCGCCCTAAAACACAAGTATCTGTACTTCTGTATAAGCAGACAAAAAAGGTCATTATTTAGTAAAGGATATATACAAGAATTAGAGTCTTGTTTACTTATATTTATCACTAAGATCAGGGATTTCAAAGATGTTGGATGTGGGGAGAAGACGCAGGAAGAAAGTGCACTACTGTGCGCTAACACATGCTTCAAAGATGTAATGATCTTTGGTCATTTTTTGGCAGTATCCAGTAGTCATGATAAATCACATGGTTCACCAACTACATATATAAACAACATATAAACCGTCAGATTCGTGCTAAAACTATTGATCAGTGTTTGATTTGGGTGAATCAGATATTACAAGTGACAAAATGGGTGGGTCAGTTGTTTAATGCTAGGATCTTCTTGGATTCGTCAGAACCAAAGGAGATCTAGACTTAACTTGAAGACGTCGAAATGAAATCGGTCTCAAAATTGAATCCAAAGATGAGTTTATTGATAACCAGTGAATTAGTTACAATACATCAAGAGAATAGGGAGAAAACAATGGTGAATCATCAAAACTAACTAACAAAAGAACCCTAACATTCCATTTATATTATTTTAGGAGATGGGGTAAAGTGGTTCTGTGCCTTGCACATGACGTAGGAAATGATACATAACAATTATGTAGTGACGTAATGTGCCCCAAACAAGTTATCATCATAATGCATACGTAAGTTGGTTTAAACGAACTATCTGCACAAAATTTGGTTCACTTCATATAAGATTTTTAATAACTATGCGCGTTACACCTTATATAATTTTTGTACTGAATTACTTTTtcatgaaatagaatataataaaaaGATTACAATGACACCACTGCACACACTTACTATCATCAAGTAATACACAAACATTTCATATAAGTGACTTGGGACAAAATCTAGATCCAACAAGGTTCCTTCAGTTTATCATAAATGAATttgtttatttatgtttttctcattTTATATTTTCCAGGAGACATTATGTACTCTAAATATGATGAATCTAGCATTACAAACAAAGAAACTACAAAATCCAAGACTTAATTTAACCAAGCTTCCAATTATTTTAAATCGTTGCCATCTCCAAATACCAAAATCAAATACTCCGTACAACAAAGAATCTCAATTTGAAACATATAATATAAAGGGTTGTTACAAGTTTATATTTCAAGGCCCACAACATTAGGCCCAAACCCAAGTCAAAATCCGGAAGGTGGTCCACACATTTCTTAGCCTTAGGTTTAACTCATCTCTATTAACACGCATATACACATCCACTTATCCCCATGTCCTAATTGCATTACATTACGTACCTCCAGTTTTCACTTTTCCCCATTCTCCAAATTCCACAATGCATTCCACCATACCCGACCCATCACCAACCGAAACCCTAACCCGAACCACCACCCTTCTTTCCCACCTTCTCCCGGCGTCTCTCTCCATCCAATCCTTCACCACCCGCTGGCAAACTCTCCGGTCAAAACTCGCCGCCCTTAAATCGCTCCTCTCCGAACTCACCTACTCAACTCACTGGTCTGAAAACCATCTCCTAATAACCTTACTCCCAAACCTCTTATCCACACTCCAACGCATCCAAACATTATGTGACCAATGCACAATCCCTAACCAATCCACTGGTAAGCTCCTTATGCAAAGCGATCTCGATATGGCCACAAATTGGCTCTCTAAACAGCTTCACGACCTCGATTTACTGCTACGCTCCGGCGTTTTACGTCAATCAAATGCGATTGTACTATCTCAACCTCCACCTGGCTCCGATAAAGAAGAATTGAGTTTTTTTATTAGAGATTTATTCACGCGGTTACAAATCGGAGGCGTTGAGTTTAAACGGAAGGCGTTGGAATCGTTAATTCAGTTACTCGTTGACGACGAAAAAGCAGCGACGGTTGTTGCGAAAGAAGGTAATATAAGTTATTTGATTAATTTATTCGATGTGAATATTCATCGTGAACAATCGGTTGCCGCGATTTCGATACTTGCGTGTGCGAGTGATCAGTCTAGGAAAATCGTTTTCGAAGAAGGTGGATTAGGTCCGTTGTTACGAATTGTTGAATCAGGTTCGGTTCAATTGAAAGAAAAAGCATGTATGGCAGTTGAAGCGATTACTTCCGATTCCGATAACGCGTGGGCGGTTGCGGCGTACGGCGGTGTTCCGATACTGTTAGATGTGTGTAAATCTGGATCGTTAATTGCGCAATCTCACGCAATCGGTGCAATCAGAAATGTTGCCTCTGTTGAAGATATTCGTATTTCAATAAGTGAAGAATCTGGAGTTCCGTTGATTGTTAGTTTGCTGACGTCAGGTTCTGCTGCTGGTAAAGAGAAAGCGGCGAATTGTATAGCGATACTT is from Rutidosis leptorrhynchoides isolate AG116_Rl617_1_P2 chromosome 10, CSIRO_AGI_Rlap_v1, whole genome shotgun sequence and encodes:
- the LOC139872294 gene encoding uncharacterized protein → MHSTIPDPSPTETLTRTTTLLSHLLPASLSIQSFTTRWQTLRSKLAALKSLLSELTYSTHWSENHLLITLLPNLLSTLQRIQTLCDQCTIPNQSTGKLLMQSDLDMATNWLSKQLHDLDLLLRSGVLRQSNAIVLSQPPPGSDKEELSFFIRDLFTRLQIGGVEFKRKALESLIQLLVDDEKAATVVAKEGNISYLINLFDVNIHREQSVAAISILACASDQSRKIVFEEGGLGPLLRIVESGSVQLKEKACMAVEAITSDSDNAWAVAAYGGVPILLDVCKSGSLIAQSHAIGAIRNVASVEDIRISISEESGVPLIVSLLTSGSAAGKEKAANCIAILASSSEYFRSVIIQEKGLHSLLQLLHQSSNPDTLEHVLRAIHSLSLTDSVSRLLSSSNTFISQISGLIKQGNFTLQQISVSILANLSLNDGNKRVAGVCMGSLIKLIELTKPVGLQELALKVLVNLLSLKPNRKDFVKDEKNIMRLIQMLDPVNESVPKKYPVAIVYALMHGGSNGCRKRLLDAGAQGYLQRLNEMEVAGAKKALQRLSGNRLKNIFSRAWREQNKSF